From Procambarus clarkii isolate CNS0578487 chromosome 73, FALCON_Pclarkii_2.0, whole genome shotgun sequence, one genomic window encodes:
- the LOC123774141 gene encoding tigger transposable element-derived protein 7-like has translation MSQGLANRAVSAKRKRSFLSIEQKLDMIEKHERGYSVTRLAAEFNVGKSTVCDIKRQKDNIRKFLASSDSGALNKRKTIKGSANTNLDEAVYKWFNQERSVGMPLGGDAIKTAADKFAQKMNIPDFRASEGWLQRFKNRHNIKNRKVCGESLSADTDSVEPFKRKLNDYIITNDLRRFQVYNADETGFNWKCLQNNTLASRLDESVPGRKVNKEKVSAMLCANADGSHRTKSAIVGKSKNPRALKNLMNKLPVVYYSSKTAWFTGDIFVDWFKNHFCKEVRDFQIKKCGVRRNDVKALLLVDNAPAHVGLDKLTSHDGRIKCMALPPNTTSLIQPMDMGVIYAMKRLYKREMNKEIMVVFESDEDKRQGTDSRGQATLERYQKYSIKEGIYNWAKVWDEVQESTLRNCWKKLLLLDHADEVTEEEMDFEGFSNDIYQELRAAGETELTLNDVEEWLDIDAVDPPIGHLTDDEIIQNVTGTVDDDGKEDEDENDSSLQSATCANALFHVEKLLDIVSQTDNPELPGFYQHLRTMKDICLKDMTQRRKQMKMSQYFSRTSSKSISTAVPGTSTAVPSTSTAVMLWSQADQQCCELMLHAYGGSSYFTTLPKKPCLSLPGMSTFVPEYIITCNTIPVSQSQSTNNFNQNLWSLEGIYCLKEARPLKTTRDSPASELVRRNL, from the exons ATGTCTCAAGGGCTTGCTAATCGTGCTGTATCTGCAAAGAGGAAGAGAAGTTTTTTATCCATTGAGCAGAAATTAGACATGATAGAGAAACATGAACGTGGCTACTCTGTTACTAGGCTGGCAGCAGAATTTAATGTCGGGAAAAGTACGGTGTGTGATATCAAGAGACAGAAAGATAATATTAGGAAGTTTCTTGCTTCAAGTGATAGTGGTGCATTAAATAAAAGGAAAACAATAAAAGGTTCTGCAAATACGAATTTGGATGAAGCTGTGTATAAATGGTTTAACCAGGAGCGCTCTGTGGGGATGCCACTTGGCGGCGACGCCATTAAGACAGCAGCCGATAAATTTGCACAAAAGATGAACATTCCAGATTTTCGAGCAAGTGAAGGATGGTTGCAAAGATTTAAGAATAGACATAATATTAAGAACAGGAAAGTTTGTGGAGAATCATTAAGTGCAGATACGGATTCAGTCGAGCCATTTAAGCGTAAATTAAATGATTACATAATAACAAATGATCTAAGGCGTTTTCAGGTATACAATGCCGATGAAACAGGCTTTAATTGGAAATGCTTGCAGAACAACACTTTGGCATCTAGGCTAGATGAGAGTGTTCCTGGCCGTAAGGTAAACAAAGAAAAAGTTTCTGCCATGCTGTGTGCAAATGCAGACGGAAGTCACAGAACAAAGTCCGCCATTGTGGGGAAGTCAAAAAACCCACGTGCTTTGAAAAATTTAATGAACAAGCTACCTGTGGTCTACTACAGCTCTAAAACAGCTTGGTTTACTGGAGATATTTTTGTAGACTGGTTCAAAAATCATTTCTGCAAAGAAGTTAGAGATTTTCAGATAAAGAAGTGTGGAGTGAGACGGAATGATGTCAAGGCATTACTCTTGGTTGACAATGCCCCAGCTCATGTAGGGCTCGACAAATTAACGTCACATGATGGACGCATCAAATGTATGGCCTTGCCTCCCAATACCACCTCTCTGATCCAGCCAATGGATATGGGTgttatatatgcaatgaaaaggcTCTACAAACGAGAAATGAATAAAGAAATCATGGTGGTGTTTGAGTCAGATGAAGACAAAAGACAAGGAACCGATTCGCGAGGTCAAGCAACACTGGAACGTTACCAAAAATACTCAATTAAGGAAGGCATTTACAACTGGGCTAAAGTTTGGGATGAAGTTCAAGAGTCAACATTAAGAAATTGTTGGAAAAAACTCCTGTTGCTTGATCATGCTGATGAAGTGACTGAGgaagaaatggattttgaaggattttcAAATGATATTTATCAAGAACTGCGTGCCGCTGGTGAGACGGAGTTGACGCTGAACGATGTGGAGGAGTGGTTAGATATTGATGCAGTCGATCCACCCAttggtcatttaacagatgatgagattatacaaaatgttactggcactgttgacgaCGACGGAAAGGAAGATGAGGATGAGAATGATAGCAGTTTACAATCTGCTACGTGTGCTAACGCATTGTTCCATGTTGAAAAACTCCTTGATATTGTTTCACAAACTGACAATCCAGAGCTACCAGGCTTTTATCAACACCTAAGGACGATGAAAGATATTTGTCTCAAGGACATGACACAAAgaaggaaacaaatgaaaatgagTCAATATTTTTCACGAACTAGCAGCAAATCaatcagcacagccgtacccggcaccagcacagccgttcccagcaccagcacagcc gtgatgctgtggtcacaagctgatcagcagtgctgtgagctcatgttgcATGC CTATGGTGGAAGCAgttacttcaccacactacccaagAAGCCATGTTTGTCATTgccaggaatgtctacatttgtacccgAATACATTATCACGTGTAACacaattcctgtttcacagtcacagagtacaaaTAACTTCAATCAAAATCTGTGGagcttggagggaatatactgcttgaaggaagCACGTCCTTTGAAAACCACAAGGGATtcaccagcttctgagctggtacgtagaaatctctga